Proteins encoded by one window of Cannabis sativa cultivar Pink pepper isolate KNU-18-1 chromosome 4, ASM2916894v1, whole genome shotgun sequence:
- the LOC115714619 gene encoding transcription factor bHLH110 produces MEYRNLHHHHQNQQQVQEQSSNFPILHHHPDRINNTTTGNNWNPSINFLNNNGINNSSIVYPNGEIGYSRLWPSSTSSSSISPLITTQDLMIGYNNTCTTTTSSDHLQQQSSTNNNDHDHDGDDHETTLVKEEPTDSFSKLKINNNISTTSSPYSDIEKSNYLFSTMFNNINKPINNYHHHHHHSHQDFYSFIQSQTNNSTFTDHDHDRDIINSTSLLMLNNNNNNNNYSSSSSHNNNNNGGFNSLLLQGNTTNNNNLDLLISPTSCSSSSPSSSVHNSSNNNNLSLYSQTNSTTPLCHGHHHHHDMQEYSRSNSSNMSTRSSSSLLNEVTIRSKRPSSFPETKEYSRAESKKSKSTSISRTTSNPPLKVRKEKLGDRIAALHRLVAPFGKTDTASVLTEAIGYIQFLHDQVQTLSMPYMKSVQQTKPPRKIQQVHGLGNEEETELMKKVDLRSRGLCLVPLSCASYLNGFD; encoded by the exons atggaGTATAGaaatcttcatcatcatcatcagaatcaGCAACAGGTACAAGAACAgtcttctaattttccaatactTCATCATCATCCTGACAGAATCAACAACACTACTACTGGGAATAATTGGAACCCAAGCATCAATTTTTT GAATAATAATGGAATCAATAATAGTAGTATTGTGTATCCAAATGGAGAAATTGGGTATTCAAGGCTATGGCCctcatcaacatcatcatcatcaatatcACCATTAATCACAACTCAAGACTTGATGATTGGCTATAACAACACTTGTACTACTACTACTTCTTCTGATCATCTTCAACAACAATCATCGACCAATAATAATGATCATGATCATGATGGTGATGATCATGAAACAACTCTAGTTAAAGAAGAGCCAACAGATTCTTTCTCCAAATTGAAGATAAACAATAATATTAGTACTACTTCTTCTCCTTATTCAGACATTGAAAAATCCAATTACCTTTTCTCAACCATGTTCAATAATATCAATAAGCCAATCAATAATTACcaccaccatcatcatcattcTCATCAAGATTTCTACTCCTTTATTCAATCTCAAACCAACAATAGTACTTTTACTGATCATGATCATGATCGTGATATAATTAATAGTACTTCATTGTTGAtgttgaataataataataataataataattattcttcttcttcttctcataacaataacaataatggGGGATTCAATAGCTTATTATTACAAGGAAatactactaataataataatttagatcTATTGATTTCTCCTACGAGTTGTAGTAGTAGTAGTCCATCTTCATCAGTACATAAttctagtaataataataatcttagTCTCTATAGCCAAACCAACTCTACCACTCCTTTATGCCAtggtcatcatcatcatcatgacaTGCAAGAATATTCAAGATCAAACAGCTCCAACatg agtACTAGATCATCAAGTAGTTTGTTAAACGAAGTAACAATAAGAAGTAAGAGACCAAGCTCTTTTCCAGAGACAAAGGAATATTCTCGTGCAGAATCGAAGAAGTCAAAGTCAACATCCATCTCACGAACCACATCAAACCCACCACTCAAG gttagGAAAGAGAAACTAGGAGACAGAATTGCAGCTCTTCACAGGTTGGTGGCACCTTTTGGCAag ACTGATACTGCATCTGTACTAACAGAAGCAATAGGCTACATCCAATTCCTTCATGACCAAGTCCAG ACTCTAAGCATGCCTTATATGAAGTCAGTGCAACAAACCAAGCCTCCCAGGAAAATTCAACag GTACATGGTTTGGGTAATGAAGAAGAGACAGAATTGATGAAGAAGGTGGATCTTAGGAGTAGAGGGCTTTGTCTTGTACCTCTATCATGTGCCTCTTATTTAAATGGTTTTGATTAA